From a single Streptomyces misionensis genomic region:
- a CDS encoding phage tail protein produces the protein MTDNIFATSVFFRLSIGGNDLGAFHTCSGMGAQVELESYAEGGNNGFTWQLPGRVTWSNITLTRPVTADTVKIGRWLDQTLRRVEPKDGEIVALKPDLSRIISWQVLGIVPVRWQGPSFDPASSQAAVETLEIAHEGLRPS, from the coding sequence ATGACGGACAACATCTTCGCGACGAGCGTGTTCTTCCGGCTCTCGATCGGCGGCAACGATCTGGGGGCCTTCCACACCTGCTCCGGGATGGGCGCGCAGGTGGAGCTGGAGAGTTACGCCGAGGGCGGCAACAACGGCTTCACCTGGCAGCTGCCGGGCCGGGTCACCTGGTCGAACATCACGCTCACCCGGCCGGTCACCGCGGACACCGTCAAGATCGGCCGCTGGCTCGACCAGACGCTGCGCCGGGTGGAGCCCAAGGACGGGGAGATCGTGGCGCTGAAGCCGGATCTGTCCCGGATCATCAGCTGGCAGGTGCTCGGCATCGTGCCGGTGCGCTGGCAGGGCCCGTCGTTCGATCCGGCGTCCTCGCAGGCGGCGGTGGAGACGCTGGAGATCGCCCACGAGGGGCTGCGGCCCTCCTGA
- a CDS encoding LysM peptidoglycan-binding domain-containing protein encodes MSPAARTSRARAQLTLREPPSVVGAKPGGTIARLNLQFNPSTLQLRKTTSWRRTPSRMAGQSALPEFVGSGPRELSLEVFLDATSTHDDSVEQAVEKLMKGCVPTPASLARKKPASPWVRFEWGTARTTSFDGVLSSLSVTYTLFDVDGKPLRATCALSVEEASVDPAGQNPTSGSRTARSTHTVVAGDSLALLAWREYGNATAWRVIAEANGIDDPMDLPPGTELVVPALGDAGGEEER; translated from the coding sequence ATGTCCCCTGCTGCCCGCACCAGCCGTGCCCGGGCCCAGCTGACCCTGAGGGAACCCCCTTCGGTGGTCGGCGCGAAGCCCGGCGGAACCATCGCGCGGCTGAACCTCCAGTTCAACCCGTCCACCTTGCAGTTGCGCAAGACCACCTCGTGGCGGCGCACGCCCTCGCGGATGGCCGGGCAGTCGGCGCTGCCGGAGTTCGTGGGCAGCGGGCCGCGGGAGCTGAGCCTGGAGGTGTTCCTCGACGCGACCTCGACGCACGACGACTCGGTCGAGCAGGCGGTGGAGAAGCTGATGAAGGGCTGTGTGCCGACGCCGGCGAGTCTCGCGCGGAAGAAGCCGGCGAGCCCCTGGGTGCGGTTCGAGTGGGGCACCGCGCGCACCACGTCGTTCGACGGGGTGCTGTCCAGCCTGTCGGTGACGTACACGCTGTTCGACGTCGACGGCAAGCCGCTGCGGGCGACCTGCGCGCTGTCGGTGGAGGAGGCGAGCGTCGACCCGGCCGGGCAGAACCCCACCTCGGGATCGCGCACGGCCCGCAGCACTCACACGGTGGTGGCCGGGGACAGCCTCGCGCTGCTGGCCTGGCGGGAGTACGGCAACGCGACGGCCTGGCGGGTCATCGCGGAGGCGAACGGGATCGACGACCCGATGGACCTGCCGCCCGGCACCGAACTGGTGGTGCCGGCGCTCGGGGACGCGGGCGGTGAGGAGGAGCGGTGA
- a CDS encoding VgrG-related protein: MSTPEARGGRSFAADPIVEAPGELPQVWAAQLVSCLVDENVGLPDTAVLTYRDPDNEFLGASGITLGTPLRVSVMTVSGQSRETLFDGEVTAVEIDRDGTGSFTVVRGYSKAHRLQRGRKVVAYRNMTAEAIVRKVAAGAGLACGKVEAAPVTYKQLSQANVSDWDFLQYLAGESGAQVRVDTKGVLQFTRPEPASGAPAPSTPATQNPMVLEYGRNLLALRAALSGADGASSVEVRGWDVTTRTPLVARQPSVASKTVLPGLSPALAATFGASAKLTVTDTPYRTQAETTAAAAAISAQVADGFAELEVVAEGSPRLRAGLPVALGNVGPAFSGRYTATAVQHSLDPGEGYRTTVWVSASPDRSLAGLVTGANAPGRGPRIPGLAIGVVTDVREPGGAQNGAVRLKFPWLDDTYVTDWVRTVQWGGKGGGGVVSPEVNDEVLVGFEQGLLDCPYVIGGLYNGVDGPSPHDVPLVDGTSGKVNRRSVVSRSGHRVELLDARAPGPSGVRLRTADERMEVLLDDRNDRIELTVYAAGGRRALSSVRLDERGITLDAGTGKVTVKGADVDIDGTNSVKVHGRSATVNGQTDLTLDGGLLGVLKADLVRIN, translated from the coding sequence GTGAGCACACCGGAGGCGCGGGGCGGCCGGTCCTTCGCGGCGGACCCGATCGTGGAGGCACCCGGCGAGCTGCCGCAGGTCTGGGCGGCCCAGCTGGTCAGCTGTCTGGTGGACGAGAACGTGGGCCTGCCGGACACCGCGGTGCTCACCTACCGCGATCCCGACAACGAGTTCCTGGGGGCGAGCGGCATCACCCTCGGCACGCCGTTGCGGGTGTCGGTGATGACGGTCTCCGGGCAGTCGCGCGAGACGTTGTTCGACGGCGAGGTCACCGCGGTGGAGATCGACCGGGACGGCACCGGGTCGTTCACGGTGGTGCGCGGCTACTCCAAGGCGCACCGGCTCCAGCGGGGCCGCAAGGTGGTGGCGTACCGGAACATGACCGCCGAGGCCATCGTGCGCAAGGTGGCCGCGGGCGCGGGTCTCGCCTGCGGGAAGGTGGAGGCCGCGCCGGTCACCTACAAGCAGTTGTCGCAGGCCAACGTCTCCGACTGGGACTTCCTGCAGTACCTGGCGGGCGAGAGCGGCGCGCAGGTGCGGGTGGACACCAAGGGGGTGCTCCAGTTCACCCGGCCCGAGCCGGCGTCGGGGGCGCCCGCGCCGTCGACCCCGGCCACGCAGAACCCGATGGTGCTGGAGTACGGGCGCAATCTGCTGGCGTTGCGGGCGGCGCTGTCGGGCGCGGACGGCGCGTCCTCGGTGGAGGTGCGCGGCTGGGACGTCACCACCAGGACCCCGCTGGTGGCCCGGCAGCCGTCGGTGGCCAGCAAGACGGTGCTGCCCGGCCTCTCCCCGGCGCTCGCCGCCACGTTCGGGGCGTCGGCGAAGCTGACGGTGACGGACACCCCGTACCGTACGCAGGCCGAGACGACCGCGGCCGCGGCGGCGATCTCCGCGCAGGTGGCCGACGGGTTCGCCGAGCTGGAGGTCGTGGCGGAGGGCAGTCCGAGGCTGCGGGCGGGGCTGCCGGTGGCGCTCGGCAACGTCGGGCCGGCGTTCTCCGGCCGGTACACGGCGACGGCCGTGCAGCACAGTCTGGACCCCGGCGAGGGCTACCGGACCACGGTGTGGGTCAGCGCCAGCCCGGACCGGTCCCTGGCGGGCCTGGTGACCGGCGCCAACGCGCCCGGCCGCGGGCCGCGCATCCCGGGTCTGGCGATCGGCGTGGTGACGGACGTGCGGGAGCCGGGCGGCGCGCAGAACGGCGCGGTACGGCTCAAGTTCCCCTGGCTGGACGACACTTACGTGACCGACTGGGTGCGCACGGTGCAGTGGGGCGGCAAGGGCGGCGGGGGTGTGGTCAGCCCGGAGGTCAACGACGAGGTGCTGGTCGGCTTCGAACAGGGCCTGCTGGACTGCCCGTACGTCATCGGCGGCCTCTACAACGGCGTGGACGGTCCCTCCCCGCACGACGTGCCGCTGGTCGACGGCACCAGCGGCAAGGTCAACCGCCGTTCCGTGGTGTCGCGTTCGGGGCACCGGGTGGAGCTGCTGGACGCGCGGGCGCCGGGTCCGTCCGGGGTGCGGCTGCGGACGGCGGACGAGCGCATGGAGGTGCTGCTCGACGACCGCAACGACCGGATCGAGCTGACCGTGTACGCGGCCGGCGGCCGGCGGGCGCTGTCCTCGGTGCGGCTGGACGAGCGCGGCATCACGCTCGACGCGGGCACCGGCAAGGTCACCGTGAAGGGCGCCGATGTGGACATCGACGGCACCAATTCGGTGAAGGTGCACGGCCGTTCGGCGACCGTCAACGGGCAGACCGACCTCACGCTGGACGGCGGCCTGCTGGGGGTGCTGAAGGCGGACCTCGTACGCATCAACTGA
- a CDS encoding PAAR domain-containing protein, with amino-acid sequence MSGAARTGDSTSHGGVIATPPPGAAAAVARVLIGGRPAAVVGSLHTCPMPPHALLGPANVLLPSPASLTSGMVLIGGLPAARAGDTAACGAKVLLGALNVQIGGV; translated from the coding sequence ATGTCCGGCGCAGCTCGTACCGGCGATTCCACCAGTCACGGCGGTGTGATCGCCACCCCGCCGCCCGGCGCCGCCGCAGCGGTGGCCCGGGTGCTGATCGGCGGCCGTCCCGCCGCCGTCGTGGGCAGTCTGCACACGTGTCCGATGCCGCCGCACGCGTTGCTCGGCCCGGCCAATGTGCTCCTGCCGAGTCCGGCCTCGCTCACCTCGGGCATGGTCCTGATCGGCGGGCTGCCGGCCGCGCGGGCGGGCGACACCGCCGCGTGCGGCGCGAAGGTGCTGCTCGGCGCCCTGAACGTGCAGATCGGAGGGGTGTGA
- a CDS encoding GPW/gp25 family protein — protein sequence MSERFIGRGWAFPLRVGPTGGIALVEREREIEEAIRLVLGTAPGERPMRPEFGCGIHDYVFAPGDGATAGRIAQQVREALERWEPRIAVDEVVVAFDEVDAGTLYIDVRYTIRSTNDRRNLVFPFYTIPSEEGAEEAVAD from the coding sequence ATGAGCGAGCGGTTCATCGGGCGGGGCTGGGCGTTCCCGCTGCGGGTGGGGCCGACCGGCGGGATCGCGCTGGTGGAGCGGGAGCGGGAGATCGAGGAGGCCATCCGGCTGGTCCTGGGCACCGCCCCCGGCGAGCGGCCGATGCGGCCGGAGTTCGGCTGCGGCATCCACGACTACGTCTTCGCGCCGGGCGACGGCGCCACGGCGGGCCGGATCGCCCAGCAGGTGCGCGAGGCGCTGGAGCGCTGGGAGCCGCGGATCGCGGTGGACGAGGTGGTGGTCGCCTTCGACGAGGTCGACGCCGGCACTCTCTACATCGACGTGCGCTACACCATCCGCTCCACCAACGACCGGCGCAACCTGGTGTTTCCCTTCTACACGATCCCCTCCGAGGAGGGGGCCGAGGAAGCGGTCGCGGACTGA
- a CDS encoding putative baseplate assembly protein, translated as MALPSPNLDDRRFQQLVDEAKRYVQQRAPEWTDHNVSDPGVTLIETFAYLVDQLLYRLNRVPDKNYTAFLDLLGIRLFPPAAAGAEVDFWLSAPQPEAVTLPAGTEVTTADGEAEEPVVFATTGELRIVPSELVRLVTAPRSGEQTDRTGELAEGRDVRCFQAAPQPGDALLFGLPAAVPRCIVAVRLDSRVEGVGVDPRQPPLAWEAWDGGRWQECETGSDSTGGLNRPGEVIVYVPAGHTASVIGGTRAGWLRCRVTEAEPGQPFYSESPTVREATVFTVGGTTPVEHAETVTDVPLGTSEGVAGQSFRLGRPPVLLDGEPPLVEVSSADGWQRWEVVEHFGRSGPGDRHVRVDATTGEFLFPPALREPDGTLRLCGAVPEKGAHIRVTRYRTGGGPAGNVARGAISVLRSSVPYIARVVNREAARGGVDGETVENAKLRAPDALRMQERAVTAEDHEIIARQAAPSVRRVRCLPAGEGAGAVRVLVVPDAVADDGDRLRFEQLIPSDQVLAAITGSLDERRLIGTRLVVEPPVYQGVTVVARLATAPGDTDRVRDAALAALFRYLNPLRGGPDGTGWPFGRPVQYGEVFGVLQRATGNALVEEIRLFAADPITGRRGAPVDRIDVGPGALVFSYQHQVVVQPMEPEARP; from the coding sequence ATGGCCCTGCCCTCCCCCAATCTGGACGACCGGCGCTTCCAGCAGCTCGTCGACGAGGCGAAGCGCTATGTGCAGCAGCGCGCGCCCGAGTGGACCGACCACAACGTGTCCGACCCGGGCGTCACCCTGATCGAGACGTTCGCCTATCTCGTGGACCAGCTGCTGTACCGGCTGAACCGGGTGCCGGACAAGAACTACACCGCGTTCCTGGACCTGTTGGGCATCCGGCTGTTCCCGCCCGCGGCGGCCGGCGCCGAGGTCGACTTCTGGCTGTCGGCGCCGCAGCCCGAGGCGGTGACGCTGCCCGCGGGCACCGAGGTGACCACCGCGGACGGCGAGGCCGAGGAACCGGTGGTGTTCGCGACCACCGGTGAACTGCGCATCGTGCCCAGCGAGTTGGTGCGGCTGGTGACCGCGCCCCGGTCCGGTGAGCAGACCGACCGGACCGGTGAGCTGGCCGAGGGCCGGGACGTGCGGTGCTTCCAGGCGGCCCCGCAGCCGGGCGACGCGCTGCTGTTCGGGCTGCCCGCCGCGGTGCCCCGGTGCATCGTGGCGGTACGCCTGGACAGCCGGGTGGAGGGTGTCGGCGTGGACCCGCGCCAGCCGCCGCTGGCGTGGGAGGCGTGGGACGGGGGCCGCTGGCAGGAGTGCGAGACCGGCTCGGACAGCACGGGCGGTCTGAACCGGCCGGGCGAGGTGATCGTGTACGTGCCGGCCGGGCACACGGCGTCCGTGATCGGCGGCACCCGGGCGGGCTGGCTGCGCTGCCGCGTCACCGAGGCCGAGCCGGGCCAGCCGTTCTACTCGGAGTCGCCGACGGTGCGGGAGGCGACGGTGTTCACCGTCGGCGGCACCACCCCGGTCGAGCACGCCGAGACCGTCACCGATGTGCCGCTCGGCACCTCGGAGGGGGTCGCGGGCCAGAGCTTCCGGCTGGGTCGCCCGCCCGTGCTGCTGGACGGCGAGCCCCCGCTGGTGGAGGTCTCCTCGGCCGACGGCTGGCAGCGCTGGGAGGTCGTCGAGCACTTCGGCCGCTCGGGGCCCGGCGACCGGCACGTCCGGGTGGACGCCACCACCGGCGAGTTCCTCTTCCCGCCCGCGCTGCGCGAGCCGGACGGCACGCTGCGGCTGTGCGGCGCGGTGCCGGAGAAGGGCGCCCACATCCGGGTGACCCGCTACCGCACCGGCGGCGGCCCGGCCGGCAACGTGGCCCGCGGCGCGATCTCCGTGCTGCGCAGCTCGGTGCCGTACATCGCGCGGGTCGTCAACCGGGAGGCGGCGCGCGGCGGGGTGGACGGCGAGACGGTGGAGAACGCCAAGCTGCGGGCCCCGGACGCGCTGCGCATGCAGGAGCGGGCGGTCACCGCGGAGGACCACGAGATCATCGCCCGGCAGGCGGCCCCCTCGGTGCGGCGGGTGCGCTGTCTGCCCGCCGGGGAAGGGGCGGGCGCGGTGCGGGTGCTGGTGGTGCCGGACGCGGTGGCGGACGACGGCGACCGGCTCCGCTTCGAGCAGCTCATCCCCTCGGACCAGGTGCTGGCCGCGATCACCGGGAGTCTGGACGAACGGCGGCTGATCGGGACCCGGTTGGTGGTGGAGCCCCCGGTCTACCAGGGCGTCACCGTGGTGGCCCGGCTCGCGACCGCGCCCGGCGACACCGACCGGGTGCGGGACGCGGCGCTCGCCGCGCTGTTCCGGTACCTCAACCCGCTGCGCGGCGGTCCGGACGGCACCGGGTGGCCGTTCGGGCGGCCGGTGCAGTACGGGGAGGTGTTCGGCGTGCTGCAACGCGCCACGGGCAACGCGCTGGTGGAGGAGATCCGGTTGTTCGCCGCCGACCCGATCACCGGGCGGCGGGGCGCGCCGGTGGACCGCATCGACGTGGGTCCGGGCGCGCTGGTCTTCTCCTACCAGCACCAGGTCGTCGTGCAGCCGATGGAGCCGGAGGCCCGCCCGTGA
- a CDS encoding phage tail protein, with translation MSRAAVPGLPSRHPIGGLLPALYADDDFAQRFTAGLDTVLAPVFSTLDNLPAYLDPRVAPADFVAWLASWVGAADDPEWPAELRREAVVRAVELHRWRGTRRGLVERLRLTLGVHAEVSGDGGAVWSRTPGTPLPPAPSGEVLVRVWPDREPEVDAVRVREVVRAHCPVHVPCRVEILSGPPADEGR, from the coding sequence GTGAGCCGTGCCGCCGTACCCGGACTGCCGAGCCGGCACCCCATCGGGGGGCTGCTGCCCGCGCTCTACGCCGACGACGACTTCGCCCAGCGGTTCACGGCGGGCCTGGACACCGTCCTCGCCCCGGTGTTCTCCACCCTCGACAACCTCCCCGCGTATCTCGATCCGCGGGTCGCCCCGGCGGACTTCGTGGCCTGGCTGGCGTCCTGGGTGGGCGCCGCCGACGACCCCGAATGGCCCGCGGAGCTGCGCCGCGAGGCGGTGGTGCGGGCGGTCGAACTGCACCGCTGGCGCGGCACCCGGCGCGGTCTGGTGGAGCGGCTGCGGCTGACGCTCGGGGTGCACGCCGAGGTCAGCGGCGACGGCGGCGCGGTGTGGTCCCGCACCCCGGGCACGCCCCTGCCGCCCGCGCCGTCCGGCGAGGTGCTGGTCCGGGTGTGGCCGGACCGGGAGCCGGAGGTGGACGCGGTCCGCGTCCGGGAGGTCGTCCGCGCCCACTGTCCCGTGCATGTCCCCTGCCGGGTGGAGATCCTGTCCGGCCCGCCCGCCGACGAAGGGAGGTGA
- a CDS encoding NADase-type glycan-binding domain-containing protein, whose translation MQPAKAVAPRPVVRPVPEREEVVGPPCPACGTPNPPGRRFCRRCATPLDPRAAAEALPWWRTVWPFRRRVRAGSGRWVRLLVILVVVAALCVGGFLLLPAGRSLVEDTRDKLGGTKAVTPVHVTASASVSGHPASNTTDGLSNRYWGAPGPGASVTYTFGKPFRLVDLIITNGASDSPQQYATEARALQMDMEVTSSDGKVHHKSVSLGDKAGPQTVATGIDDVVGVRLVLRSVTGLTAGRHVALAEVEFFQRS comes from the coding sequence GTGCAGCCCGCCAAGGCGGTCGCGCCGCGGCCCGTCGTGCGGCCGGTGCCGGAGCGCGAGGAGGTGGTGGGGCCGCCGTGCCCCGCGTGCGGGACGCCGAATCCGCCGGGGCGCCGGTTCTGCCGCCGCTGCGCCACCCCGCTGGACCCGCGGGCGGCCGCGGAGGCGCTGCCGTGGTGGCGGACCGTGTGGCCGTTCCGGCGCCGGGTGCGGGCGGGCTCCGGACGCTGGGTGCGGCTGCTGGTGATCCTGGTGGTGGTCGCCGCGCTGTGCGTGGGCGGGTTCCTGCTACTGCCCGCCGGACGCTCCCTGGTCGAGGACACCCGGGACAAGCTCGGCGGCACCAAGGCGGTCACGCCGGTGCACGTCACGGCGAGCGCCTCGGTGAGCGGGCATCCGGCCTCGAACACCACGGACGGCCTGAGCAACCGCTACTGGGGCGCGCCGGGGCCGGGGGCGTCGGTGACGTACACCTTCGGCAAGCCGTTCCGGCTGGTGGATCTCATCATCACCAACGGCGCCTCGGACTCGCCGCAGCAGTACGCGACCGAGGCCCGCGCCTTGCAGATGGACATGGAGGTCACGTCCTCCGACGGCAAAGTGCACCACAAGTCGGTGTCCCTCGGCGACAAGGCGGGACCGCAGACCGTCGCGACCGGGATCGACGACGTGGTGGGCGTGCGGCTGGTGCTGCGTTCGGTCACGGGCCTGACGGCGGGCCGTCACGTCGCCCTCGCGGAGGTCGAGTTCTTCCAGCGGAGCTGA